TTTTTATTTCGATCTTGATTATTTGAACTAGATTGGAaagaaattctttttttttctatcttgtgtaatttttttctattttgttTATGTAATGATGTACCtaattgattttgtaatttcaaAGTCCTTTgtaattctaaatttttttgtttttgttttaatctttgtttatgatttaatttcGATTTATTCGATAATACATCATTCGATCTCATtgatcttttaaattttacaaCCTCGTTAGGGTccaagttattattatttggatcCATAGATAAATCTATGATATTTTCATTcgaagaattaaattttaattgatttaaaaatatataatcattatcaaaggaattattaccatttcttaaatggaaaaatttcttctttaaccgatcaattttatttttattgtgTGTAGGTATGATATCTGCTGTTATTGTAGAGGTAGATGATTCATTTGTCTTGGAAGAttctaatttcaaattcggtaaagaattattgctattatttgtattatttgattgttgtttattaatcatataataattattataataatataaatcgTTATCCCATGTATACGAAtctaaatctttcaatttttgaTGAGCTAAAGAAGCTGCTCTATTAGGATCAATGACATTAGGGGTCGACGATATATGTGTCTTAATTTGAGGTTGCTGGGTTATCTTCGGTGATTGCCTtactttattataattattgttattgttattattatttacattGGGTGATGATTTTATCTTGACAGTGGGCGGTACTTTTATTTTGGCATTCGAAGATGATTTATTCTTTACAGGTGTAGTCACTGGAGAATAAATAGTGACGTAgtctttttcaattatatcattatacctattaaaaattttttgagcAGCAATTAATGAGGGATTATTTGACATTGCTTAAGTGTAAGTTCATACTAGGatgtattgttattatccCTGTTTTTTTCTCGATATATAAGCTCGTTAGAATAATGGATAGGTTCTGTATAACATtatagaattaaataaataaataaataaataaataaaaataaccCATAAATTTTAGGCATTATGTCATTGAAATAAACGAGACTAATTTCTTGTTCCAAGTTAGTTTCATAATGATTTAgtgtgttttttttttttttttttttttaattaattttttcctatagtaaattaattaatgaacAATTGAAGTTTATCTTGtcaagaaaatttaattataatatgaATTTCTCTATTAGGTGAGTCCGAAAATCTATTCATAGTTTGTCAATCGTTTATCTCTCATCGGTTACCTCATTTGGCTTGCAAGCTTTTTCCTCCACCACATTGGGAAATGACCGCCTGATGATGGAATGCCGCCGATCCTAATCTGGAAATTACACGTGATGATATAACTTGAAGTAGAAATTTAATATGCGACGCGAAATGCTGGATATTTATGGAAAAATATCCGCTTCCGAAACCCGCTTCCGATTCCGTGCCCGTTTCCGAAAGCCGTTTCCGAAAGCCGTTTCCCATTACACCCGCGgatatttcttttgaatCCGGTTCCTAATTCCGTTTCTATTTCCGCGGCTCCGTTATTTCTTTCTATCACGTGACTGCCGGCTCGGCATctcaagaaaaaaaaaagaaaaaaagaaaaaagccTCGCGATCGCGTTCCTTCCTTCGGCTCTTCAAATCTGCTGGGCGGTTGTTACCCTTCTCCTGGTCCGTGTGCTTTGTTTAAATAGATCGTCCGTTGTTTACCCAAGATCTTCACCTGAcctaaaaattcttttttttttaaaactcGATAATTGTAGTCATAATAATCCATGTTTATGCTGACTCGTTGACACTGTTTATTAaccttattatttaatagcTAGTCTATCATTAACACACTATTCTTCTTCAAccatcaatttttttttataaaagaCCTGTTTAACTCGTGGATCCCTTTGACCCTTACTTAACACCATGCTCAATAATCCGCCTTCCTTAAGAAAGTCATCCACCCCTAACTTTTCTAGGTCTAATTCGATAAAAAGGCTATCGTTACTACCGAAGTCTAGTAGTATGCTAAATATCAATAACTCGTTAAATGGTCAATCCCAATCCCAATCCAATACAAATTCCAATCCATCTTCTTCTCAACCATTTGGCGTGAATAGATCAAGATCTAGTGCTTCTAAACCATCTTCTTATAACAAAATACCTTCCATTGCACCAATTGTCAATAGAAGACATTCATCGTATTCTTTATCTAACCATTCACCAAATACCAACACGATCCCTAGTGCAACCCCTAAAAAACCGGTGCTCAATTCCAATAAATCAACTTCGCCTCCTCCAGtattatatcaaaattatgTGTCACCAATTTTCCCACCagaaaaacaatattttgatatcCCATTCACAGAAGCACCAACTTATCAATCAactaatattcaaatatttttcaagttGGTAGAACCaaacatttttttacaaGGGTTCGATTCCAGTGAAAGTTCTGTCACTTCAAATAGTCCATCCATATTAAGAGGTTCTATGATTGTAAGAGTATTGAAACAaacaaaattgaaaaaaatctcTTTGACATTTAGAGGTTTACAAAGAACTGATTGGCCAGAAGGTATACCTCCCAAGAAATTGGAAATCTATGAGGCTAATGATATAATTACTCATACCTGGCCCTTCTTTAATTCCAAATATCCTCAAACAAAGGAcaattatttgtttaagCCATTACCTACTCAATACGGTAATTCCTTgtcaaattctttaaatgcAAACCCCGAACCAATCTCTAGGAGATCTTCAGTGTCAAGTTTCCAATCGTTGGCTAcgaattcaaattcaaattctaatacACCAAATCAGAATACTTTAACTCCTTCAAGTATATTTAGAAGATCAAGAGCTTTTTCAACAGATAATTTACCAacattaaatcaaaattcaaattccaaAAGATTATCTTTCCAAAATGTAACtcaaaattcttcaaattcgTTGTTCCCAAATTTATTCTCTACAACAAGTAATACAACCACACCTACAAATACCCCTATAAATACCACTACCAATCCCTCCACAACGACATCTTCTGTAGATACTGATGAATATACAACTTTCAATCCAGGtgattatatatttaccTTTGAACAATTTATCCCTGCTAATTATCCGGAATCTATAATGGCTGATTATGGTTatgttaaatatttcttacATTATGAAATTCAAAGATATGGTACTTTCAagtcaaatatttatggtAATCATCCAGTATCAATTATAAGAACTCCAAGTGATATGTCAGTAGAAGATACTGAACCCATCGAAATCATTAGAGATTGGGAAAATCAATTGCATTACGATATAATTATTGCATCGAAGGATATAATTCTTGATGCATTTTTACCCATTACATTCAATTTTTATCCAATAGATAAAGTCACTCTTCATAgagttaaaatatatttgacTGAAACTATGGAATATTATTGTCATGATCATAAAGTTAGAAGATTAGAACCTACAAAGAAATTCTTATTAGCAGAAATTGATGGCCCAAAgattaattcatcaaatcAATCAAATGTAAAGGCTAAAAATTTAGGAAATCTTCTAAAAGATGATTATTCAGATGATTTAGttaataaaacttttaatttacAAGTGTTTATTCCATCAACTTTCACTTCTACAAATCCAACCACTTccttaaagaaaaaacaaacttTACATCCTGATACTTTTTGTACAAATATAAAGGCAAATCATTGgataaaaatttgtttAAGATTATCAAAGATGATTGATGGGAAAAGAAAACattatgaaattaatatcgATTCTCCAATTCATGTTTTACATAAATTATGTTCTCatgcaaatattttattaccaagttatattcaaatagaTCAATCGACTAATCTTCTAACAAACAATAAAAGGTcaaattctattaaatcaaagaaaaaatcaaaagaagaaaaagaattattacataaatcaaattttttcttcccCAAGGAAGTATTGTTATCACACACTCTGTCGACTCCAGAAAATTCGGGTTCAAATGATTTGGCAGTGCCATTAAGATCAAGAACAAGCTCAAATTTCGAAAACAATaatcatcatttttttcaaactcCTTCTAAAAAGAGAAACTCAATGATTAATccatcttcttcaaataactATTCTCATCCTACTGGTTTATtcaataatgatgatgattcaATCCTATTTAGTTCCCcgaaatttaaatcaaatatttatcagCCAGAGAATTTACAAagagaattattatcaccACAAGCAGTCCCATTGACTCCAATAAATTCGAATAATGCAACTACTACTAGCtctttattgttattggaTGATGATGTGATTGatatttctaatgaatCAATTACAAAACTAGATGAGTCTCCTCCTCCCTttgattataaatttaCCTTACCATCAAATCCACCAACATACATAGATGTGatcaattcttcaaatgaattattaaataataattcctttttgaagtcaaaattaaaagattctAACGTGAATGTTGCAGATTCAATGACACCATCAAAACTAACTACACAATCTAAACAGGAAACATCATCTGAACCTCTACCATCGCAATCTAGCCCATTGGAGCCTTTTTCATTACAATCAAAACCGTTGGAGTCTATTGTATCAcaatcaaaatcaatagAGCATACTACATCACAACCAAATGCATCACAACCTTTATCATTAGAACCTATTGCATCACAATCTTTGGAACCTATTTCGTCACAATCTCAAACATTAGAACCTACTTCATTACGATCTCAAACACTGGAACCTGTTCCATTACAATTACAACCAATGGAACATCCGCAATTAAAATCAGAATCAGGCATTCCTTCACCTTTCCAATTACCACCACCTATTCCATCACAGTGTCAAACatcttcaaaatcaaaCATTTCGACTCCAATGCACACACCAATGGAAACTCCAACCCATTCACCTTTCGGCTCTCCAAGAATTGTATCAAACGATACCCATTCAATTGGTATTatgaattcaaatataattccAAATTCTCACCTAGTTTCCAGTTCTCCAATTTCCTCAAATTCCTTCGACTCTcctattaatttcaatactgctccaaaattatttaaagataatgAGCATTATTTGTCTTCAACAATATCAACCCCTACTAAAagtactaataataaaaattcagtATTGAACAGGATCCCtccaattaaatttgattcTCCAATTAAAGATTTGCTAAACACACCAATGCTTAATACCAATAAAGATTCcttaattgataattttgaaaatacaTCAGAAAATTCAGCTTTAAAGTATGCCGGAACTACAACTCTACCAATTACCAACTCATTGGATAACTCAATTCCAATGACTACTAAAACTGAAGAACAACCCAAAAAACCTATGGTAGTTGCACCAGagacaataataaatccCCCAGCTGCTCCAATTATTACTAATGACTCTTTACTTGTAGATTCAACACGTATTAAATCGGCAACAAACTCTGATAATATGATATTAAGCCCAATTCCTAATGAGCAACTAACTCTAATTAATCCCACCGATAAGCCATCAACTCCATCCCATAATGAAAATCTAGACTCTACAACAAAAACTCCTGTTACAAAAAAACCTCTATTGAATTCTAAGGTTGAAAGTTCAACAAAAATCCCAATTTTAGATAAACAGCCAATGCTTactaaatcaaaaaattcaacCGATGCTTCTGCGATTGATGAGACCAACAATTTGCAAAAAACTTCAAATGCTAGTAATCCACAAGCGGAAATGAAGACTAATTGTTCACTAAAGAAAGTAACTGAGAACAAATTTCCCTTATCAATAGATTCTGAATCTTCACTGAAAATACACCCTTCACATAAGCCTTCACCGGCCATAAAGAATGACAAATCGTTAGAAACATCAACTGGAAATAAGGCTCAATTAGAAATTAATGTTGAAAATTCATTGAAAACTCCTATTGGGGATAAACCTCCATTAGCAATTAAATCTAAGAATATGATCAAAACTCCAATTGCTAATAAGCCTCcattatcaataaaaacagataatttattaaagactCCAATAGGGAATAAACTTCCCTTAGCAATTAAACCCGATACTTTGTTAAAAACACCCATTTCACACAAGCCTCCATCTGCCTTAAAAAATGACAAATCATTAAGAACACCAACTAGAAGCAAGGATCCATTGGAAATTAAGACGGAAAATTCATTGAAAACTCCTATTGGAGATAAACCTCCATTAGCAATCAAATCTGagaattcaataaaaacCCCATTATCCGTAAAACCTCCAGTAGCAATTAAAGCTGTTAAATCATTGAAAACTCCAGTGTCTAGTCCCTCAAAGATAAAACCTTTAACAAGAAAACCCAGCTCGAGCAAAATCCCAACTATAAAATCAAACAATAGTCAAGCAGCTGCTAAAAGAATTGTAACTCCGATAAAGAAAAGCGAGATTCCTGTGAAAAGTAATGCATCATTAACTACTGACGTCAGTACTCTGAAAGAATCtaaacttttattttcaaaagctACAAAACAAAGTACATCTAATTCCACGCACAAAACAAGCAGCAACAACAATGAAACAACTGTAAAGAAATCTGTAAAGAAATCTATTAATGATGAAACAAAGACAccaaataagaataattcaaattccgtaagtaaattttctttaaggAAAGAACCAAAAGATGAAactaaagatattaaaaacaCTCCTTCTAAACCCCTACTTAAAAGGGATTCTAAAGAAGCCTCTcagaaattaattaaagaaatagcaaaagaaaatttaaattctacCAATTGTATTGAGAATAATGCTATTACTAAAAgcaatcaaaataataaaaaactaTCTCTTGGCACTACTTCTAAAATACCCTTAAATGGTGCAGATTCGGCTGCAATAAAAGGTGTGAAAAGTACTAAAAAATCTACTAATGAACCCCTCAAGGTGAATTCACTCACTGAGAAAAATGATAACGAAGTTTCTGAGAATAATAACGTTGGTAAATTAGATaagaaacaaaataatattctaaagCAATCactaaagaaaaagacTGATGAAAGTAATAAAAAGTCAATAGAAAGTTCTATAGATGAAAATGCCAAATTGCTTTCTAAGAATATATCTGAAGAAAATACTGAGacattaattaataaaacagAAAGTGAAAATTCTGTAATTCAAAGTAAAAAGGAGGCTAAAGAACATTCTAAAATGTCTTTAAGAAAGGAAAGCGttgaaaaagatttgaaaagCATTGTCAAGAGGATTACTAGTCAGGatactaaaaatatatccaAGAAGGAACCCTCAACCGAAATGGAATCCAAAGTAGATACTCAAGATACTGCtcctaaaaaaaatactacaACAAAGAGAAAcatatttagaaatagtATAATAAATACTAAGTCTACACCTGACACTTCAAATAAAGCTGCTTCTGCAAACGAAGGCAAGAAAACTATCTTTAGGAACAGTATAATAAACTCAAAATCTATACTATTAGATATATCTAACAAAGAAGACGCTGCAAGTGAGGGCAAAAAAAGCATATTCAATATGAATAAGAAGAATTcaacaaacaaaaagaGTGACGATGGAATTGAAAAtactaaattaaaaaaatctagtgcatttttaaatattagaaatacACATAATGAAACGTTAAATAGCTCATCTAAGTCCActcttaataaaatattagcCGGAGAGTCAAATGCCAgtcaaaataatactaatactaGAACAATATCCAGCACACCTCCTAATGAGCACAATAATGATAGTACTAGTAATACACCAGAATCAATTGACAGAGGTTCAATTAATACAGATATGacttcaaattcaattactCCTCCTAGTAGTAACATTGAAActaattcaattgatcataatgagaatattattaaaattaatgataacGAAGGGGATATTACCAGTTCATATCATTTCACCAGTAATAAATCCTTAGTTCATAATGGTTTAGATGCTAATAGTAATTCAGATttggaagaaaataaagacaTTGTTAATAAGCTCAATACAGTATCTCAAGCTGTTTTAGACCACAGACTTTCAAGAGGTAAAGAAAGTGAATTTGATCGTGAAAGCCCAAATGGGAATCGTTCAAAACGTAATTCAGCTTCAATTAATGAGTTAGgtcaaatttttaatcgTTAcacttcaaataattcttcattaaattctttaacaaCGGCACTGACACATATCAGCAATAGATATCTATTATCTGACGGggaagaaaatgatgaagaacAAAGTATTGGAgatactattattactgATGTAGAAGATGATGGTGCTTCggaatatttttctttgtttgaAGCTCCAATAATTCCAGGAggatttaataatgtaCTTCAAACAGTTTTCAGTAATGACGATCTTATAGAATCAAATATGCCAGATAATGACTCAACAGATGAAGAAGCAAATAATTCtcttgaaattaataatgacaCCACAGATGGACAAGAAACTGATTCTATGGATGATAACACTGAAGATACACATGTGGGCCAATCTGATGATCTGGTATCATTAAACACCCAAATATCATCTACCATTCCCCAAGTTTCAAACTACAACCTTCCTATGACCAATAGCAACTCACAATATTCTCAAAACAAGCAACAATTCCAacctttaaataatcagTTACCACCCTCTTACCAACCATTTCCTCCCTCTTATCAGCAAATTCAGCCagttttccaaaatttCAATCCAACGTATCAACAATTGACTCCAATTCAACGCCAATTCACCCCATCCAATCCACAGTTTGCTCCTATTAATCAACAGTTCACTCCAACTCAACAGAACTACCCACCACACCCACAGTTTACTCCTCTTGTTCAACAACCAAACACCCCTCCTCTGAACCTTCAATTTACACCTATTGCTTCATACCAAAATACTCCACCCAAACCTCAATTCACTCCAAACGAGAACCAATTCACAAACGCTGCtccaatttttaatactCCAGTTTCTATCAATAGCAACTACAATGATGGAAACTCCCCTATAATACGTTCAACGACCAATGCTACAACATTTTCTAACAAAAGAAACTCTAGCAATCCATTCCGTAAACCACAATCAACCTTACAGCAATATATGACTGCATTTGATTCAAGTTCTGTCGATACGACAGCATTTTATTCTCCTGCTGATCCTACCAATGCTATGTTGAAACAATCGGGTCCACCAacatcatttaatttacaTACCAACGTGCAAAATAATGGACACATCCCCCCAGCATCTAATCTAAATCATAATACTTCAAATTTTGCACCTCCAAATTATTCATTGGCAATTTCTAATCCCAATACAACCATGAATGATTTCTCAAACACATTGCATAGATCCAAGTTTAACAATTAAGACATTCTAAAGACACATTTTATAGATAAacctttttattttcatttagtTTTGTGTTTTTTAGCACTATCtctctatatatattataaattccccagtttaatttatttattttatgtaataaaattaactCATTCAAAAAGATCTTCGTTAAGTCGTGAATTTCTACTATCTACatcaaaatatatgtattaGCTTTAACATGATGCTACTTAGTTCTATACACAGTTACCTCCCCAATTGATTCAAAATAGTTGTTAATTCAGTCGGAGTGTATCTAATATGTTTTCTGGGATGTGTAAATGAATTCTTATATCTGCTGTAAAATCTTTCATACATAGGCAATactaaagaaataatttcagACCTCATAACtttctttaattcttcatttgtGATTTTATAatgtttaaaattagataCAAGAGCTTCGAAACCATCATTAAACTTtctgaatttttctttaatttgttcTTTATCCTTAGATTGAGAAATTTTTCCTGAATTATCAACGAAGACAGAATCCATTAAATTGGCAGTCAAATCCCTCCAATCCGaaacaatataattaatataccTTTTCTGTAATTTATCCAACCTAGAATGTCCAGTCATTCCTagtaaagaatttaaatctgACTTTTCCACAATTTGTCCTACCATGGctaaattagaaattaagaaattacCAATTTTTGGTTTCAACGTATTTCTTTTACTATTTGGATTAGCAATGTCAGGTTCCTGATTaggtaataatattttttgggCTCTTCTCTCTAAACTAATGATTAAAGTATCGATACAATCACCTAAAAAGCATGATAGTAAAGACCTCGTATCTTTAGGATTGATGTTGATATTTTGAGAAGTATATTCCTTTTCCTTATATGATGATGGTAGCCAATCCTGTCTAGACATATTTTGAATAGCGCCTAGAACACCTGTTTGATATTCActtaattttcttaaacGAGTCATTGTGTCTACAGTTCCTTCAGCAACGCCGTTATCAGCAGGTACTGTAGTCATATTATTAACagtaatgataatatgTTCAATAACATCCTTGAATATAGATTGGGTaacattttgaatattttgtgCACTCATTATTAATCGAGTATAATCTTGTAATGGGGTACCTCTCAATTGTCTTATTACATTATTTACacaatcaattaattcaaaactAAAGACGTCTGCatcttgtaaattatttttgacATATGTTAcatttgaatcaaataaattactaTAACCGTCCAGAACCGGCTGTATGATACTTTTAAATACAAGAGGTCTAAAATCAGCCTGTTgagaaaataaatcatctaCTAAAGTACTTTCAATCGCTACAAAGCCTAATAAGGCTTGggaataattcatcatacCACTACTACCTTTAGCAAATTTTATACCTTTCGAAGCTGGAATTTGTTTGGCAAAATTTTCGAGTGAAGAGAGGgatttcattatcatttcACTTCTTTCCTGTACtaatattctttcaattgttGGATATTCTGGAGAACTGAAAAAGTAATCTAAAATAATAGTTAATTCAAGTAAGTGttcatcttcaaaataTGGGAAAGGAACTTTCTTGtccatatatatttgagGATCGAAAGGTTTAATCAATGAAAGGATTGCTAAAAAataagattttaatttattttcactAGATTTGATTAAACTACTCAAATGAGTAAGTATACCACTAAATTCGGAATTTTTTTGGTCCATTTTGGAACTTGTTTTGATATCTTCCAGCATATCATCGAGTTTATGAATGGCTTGTATATAAGCTTTTAAGCCAACTTTACCAATCCCTTTactcaaaataatttcatgCTTGGAAGCTTCATTAGCTAAATCTTTCACTGAAGCAACTGAATTTAAGGCACTTTCGATATTTCTTTGAAGTGTAGCTAGCATGTTATTTCTTGATAAAATAGGGGTAAAAAGTTCTCCAGACTGGCCAGTTGTATCCGCAATTTGTACGAgagatttattaatctGAAGAGATAGCTTGTTAATCTTTTCAAGATCTCTCGAGAGTACAATAACATCTGCTTCGTCTATATCAATATCACCGATCATTGTTTGAGAAGGAAGCTAAAGTTTAATGCCGttatctattaataatatacaaaaacTTAGCTCTtcttattaaaatcttcTCTGGAGTACCTTAAAACTTCTGccttatttaaaaatgagATGTCACTCATTATTTGCTATTAAGAgatcaataaatttttaagtCAATTGTattcatatatttcaaattccaCATTCCTATTATTATGAGATTAAATCTCCGAAAGTGCGGGTAAATGTGTtttatgataaaaaatGCTTAAGATTGTTCATCGAAGAAAGCTAATATATGCTGAAAGATATATTGTAGTACAAAATGCTAGTCAATTGGTTATATTTGGAAAGAATTCTATTGCtgctttattattttaccCATTCAGAAATTTAGGAATTCACTGTATTACGGGACAAATTTTTCagcaaataaatttttataaaaccTGCATGGAATCATGATATCAGCTGAAGAAGACGTAAAACATCTAGTAAAAGCCCTCTACACAGCTTCAGAACTTCCTTCCAGGGGAAAATC
This DNA window, taken from Henningerozyma blattae CBS 6284 chromosome 3, complete genome, encodes the following:
- the ALY2 gene encoding Aly2p (similar to Saccharomyces cerevisiae YJL084C and YKR021W; ancestral locus Anc_1.282); the protein is MLNNPPSLRKSSTPNFSRSNSIKRLSLLPKSSSMLNINNSLNGQSQSQSNTNSNPSSSQPFGVNRSRSSASKPSSYNKIPSIAPIVNRRHSSYSLSNHSPNTNTIPSATPKKPVLNSNKSTSPPPVLYQNYVSPIFPPEKQYFDIPFTEAPTYQSTNIQIFFKLVEPNIFLQGFDSSESSVTSNSPSILRGSMIVRVLKQTKLKKISLTFRGLQRTDWPEGIPPKKLEIYEANDIITHTWPFFNSKYPQTKDNYLFKPLPTQYGNSLSNSLNANPEPISRRSSVSSFQSLATNSNSNSNTPNQNTLTPSSIFRRSRAFSTDNLPTLNQNSNSKRLSFQNVTQNSSNSLFPNLFSTTSNTTTPTNTPINTTTNPSTTTSSVDTDEYTTFNPGDYIFTFEQFIPANYPESIMADYGYVKYFLHYEIQRYGTFKSNIYGNHPVSIIRTPSDMSVEDTEPIEIIRDWENQLHYDIIIASKDIILDAFLPITFNFYPIDKVTLHRVKIYLTETMEYYCHDHKVRRLEPTKKFLLAEIDGPKINSSNQSNVKAKNLGNLLKDDYSDDLVNKTFNLQVFIPSTFTSTNPTTSLKKKQTLHPDTFCTNIKANHWIKICLRLSKMIDGKRKHYEINIDSPIHVLHKLCSHANILLPSYIQIDQSTNLLTNNKRSNSIKSKKKSKEEKELLHKSNFFFPKEVLLSHTLSTPENSGSNDLAVPLRSRTSSNFENNNHHFFQTPSKKRNSMINPSSSNNYSHPTGLFNNDDDSILFSSPKFKSNIYQPENLQRELLSPQAVPLTPINSNNATTTSSLLLLDDDVIDISNESITKLDESPPPFDYKFTLPSNPPTYIDVINSSNELLNNNSFLKSKLKDSNVNVADSMTPSKLTTQSKQETSSEPLPSQSSPLEPFSLQSKPLESIVSQSKSIEHTTSQPNASQPLSLEPIASQSLEPISSQSQTLEPTSLRSQTLEPVPLQLQPMEHPQLKSESGIPSPFQLPPPIPSQCQTSSKSNISTPMHTPMETPTHSPFGSPRIVSNDTHSIGIMNSNIIPNSHLVSSSPISSNSFDSPINFNTAPKLFKDNEHYLSSTISTPTKSTNNKNSVLNRIPPIKFDSPIKDLLNTPMLNTNKDSLIDNFENTSENSALKYAGTTTLPITNSLDNSIPMTTKTEEQPKKPMVVAPETIINPPAAPIITNDSLLVDSTRIKSATNSDNMILSPIPNEQLTLINPTDKPSTPSHNENLDSTTKTPVTKKPLLNSKVESSTKIPILDKQPMLTKSKNSTDASAIDETNNLQKTSNASNPQAEMKTNCSLKKVTENKFPLSIDSESSLKIHPSHKPSPAIKNDKSLETSTGNKAQLEINVENSLKTPIGDKPPLAIKSKNMIKTPIANKPPLSIKTDNLLKTPIGNKLPLAIKPDTLLKTPISHKPPSALKNDKSLRTPTRSKDPLEIKTENSLKTPIGDKPPLAIKSENSIKTPLSVKPPVAIKAVKSLKTPVSSPSKIKPLTRKPSSSKIPTIKSNNSQAAAKRIVTPIKKSEIPVKSNASLTTDVSTLKESKLLFSKATKQSTSNSTHKTSSNNNETTVKKSVKKSINDETKTPNKNNSNSVSKFSLRKEPKDETKDIKNTPSKPLLKRDSKEASQKLIKEIAKENLNSTNCIENNAITKSNQNNKKLSLGTTSKIPLNGADSAAIKGVKSTKKSTNEPLKVNSLTEKNDNEVSENNNVGKLDKKQNNILKQSLKKKTDESNKKSIESSIDENAKLLSKNISEENTETLINKTESENSVIQSKKEAKEHSKMSLRKESVEKDLKSIVKRITSQDTKNISKKEPSTEMESKVDTQDTAPKKNTTTKRNIFRNSIINTKSTPDTSNKAASANEGKKTIFRNSIINSKSILLDISNKEDAASEGKKSIFNMNKKNSTNKKSDDGIENTKLKKSSAFLNIRNTHNETLNSSSKSTLNKILAGESNASQNNTNTRTISSTPPNEHNNDSTSNTPESIDRGSINTDMTSNSITPPSSNIETNSIDHNENIIKINDNEGDITSSYHFTSNKSLVHNGLDANSNSDLEENKDIVNKLNTVSQAVLDHRLSRGKESEFDRESPNGNRSKRNSASINELGQIFNRYTSNNSSLNSLTTALTHISNRYLLSDGEENDEEQSIGDTIITDVEDDGASEYFSLFEAPIIPGGFNNVLQTVFSNDDLIESNMPDNDSTDEEANNSLEINNDTTDGQETDSMDDNTEDTHVGQSDDLVSLNTQISSTIPQVSNYNLPMTNSNSQYSQNKQQFQPLNNQLPPSYQPFPPSYQQIQPVFQNFNPTYQQLTPIQRQFTPSNPQFAPINQQFTPTQQNYPPHPQFTPLVQQPNTPPLNLQFTPIASYQNTPPKPQFTPNENQFTNAAPIFNTPVSINSNYNDGNSPIIRSTTNATTFSNKRNSSNPFRKPQSTLQQYMTAFDSSSVDTTAFYSPADPTNAMLKQSGPPTSFNLHTNVQNNGHIPPASNLNHNTSNFAPPNYSLAISNPNTTMNDFSNTLHRSKFNN
- the EXO70 gene encoding GTP-Rho binding exocyst subunit EXO70 (similar to Saccharomyces cerevisiae EXO70 (YJL085W); ancestral locus Anc_1.281), with product MIGDIDIDEADVIVLSRDLEKINKLSLQINKSLVQIADTTGQSGELFTPILSRNNMLATLQRNIESALNSVASVKDLANEASKHEIILSKGIGKVGLKAYIQAIHKLDDMLEDIKTSSKMDQKNSEFSGILTHLSSLIKSSENKLKSYFLAILSLIKPFDPQIYMDKKVPFPYFEDEHLLELTIILDYFFSSPEYPTIERILVQERSEMIMKSLSSLENFAKQIPASKGIKFAKGSSGMMNYSQALLGFVAIESTLVDDLFSQQADFRPLVFKSIIQPVLDGYSNLFDSNVTYVKNNLQDADVFSFELIDCVNNVIRQLRGTPLQDYTRLIMSAQNIQNVTQSIFKDVIEHIIITVNNMTTVPADNGVAEGTVDTMTRLRKLSEYQTGVLGAIQNMSRQDWLPSSYKEKEYTSQNININPKDTRSLLSCFLGDCIDTLIISLERRAQKILLPNQEPDIANPNSKRNTLKPKIGNFLISNLAMVGQIVEKSDLNSLLGMTGHSRLDKLQKRYINYIVSDWRDLTANLMDSVFVDNSGKISQSKDKEQIKEKFRKFNDGFEALVSNFKHYKITNEELKKVMRSEIISLVLPMYERFYSRYKNSFTHPRKHIRYTPTELTTILNQLGR